The following nucleotide sequence is from Mesobacillus jeotgali.
AGTGGTTCATGTAAATATGAGTATCCCCAAAAGTATGGACGAACTCGCCAGGCTCAAGGTCACAGACATGAGCGACCATCAATGTCAGCAAGGCATAGGATGCGATGTTGAATGGCACGCCAAGGAATACATCTGCCGACCTCTGGTACAGCTGGCAGGAAAGCTTGCCATCAGCGACGTAAAACTGAAACATGCAATGACAAGGCGGAAGGGCCATATTATCAATTTCCGCCACATTCCAGGCATTGACAATCATCCTTCTCGAATCAGGGTTGGTTTTAATGGTATGGATCAATTCTGAAATTTGATCGACCGTTTTTCCGTCTGCACCTGTCCATGATCGCCACTGGCTGCCATAGACCGGGCCAAGCTCCCCTTTTTCATCCGCCCATTCATTCCATATCCGCACCCCATTTTCCTGAAGGTATTTCACGTTTGTATCTCCATTCAGGAACCATAAAAGTTCGTGGA
It contains:
- a CDS encoding thymidylate synthase, which codes for MKQYLELCEHVLKTGVEKEDRTGTGTISTFGYQMRFNLQEGFPLLTTKKLHLRSIIHELLWFLNGDTNVKYLQENGVRIWNEWADEKGELGPVYGSQWRSWTGADGKTVDQISELIHTIKTNPDSRRMIVNAWNVAEIDNMALPPCHCMFQFYVADGKLSCQLYQRSADVFLGVPFNIASYALLTLMVAHVCDLEPGEFVHTFGDTHIYMNHLEQVKLQLTRDPKPLPQIKINPEVKSIFDFKYEDFELVNYEAHPHIKGVVSV